In one Drosophila gunungcola strain Sukarami chromosome 2R unlocalized genomic scaffold, Dgunungcola_SK_2 000004F, whole genome shotgun sequence genomic region, the following are encoded:
- the LOC128254274 gene encoding zinc finger protein 777, producing MEADITPSAETNGEQRENLRENAENPEQQPQELAKSLDSADDGVSGAVGQIIDYLEEDAGATADQDQEAEMGEEEYLDGEMPQEKETQGLDGLQGEKTKSPAPEPANKVDLPNTANENEDLKQKSGEEGEKDAEQEKEAPSSDGEVATDKLDEDATAEKDEEEAGRDKEKGPDDESAIEDGEEPNEDGEEAIEEDEEGDEPIEETEEVDQEFETATDAEGELITGDEPGELGEVAPIRERKKEEPVDENQCRVCTSKEELVDLFKKQIDATPADMLLVICPSVSILPKDFMPQFICTKCMGSLTIAIQLRKQLETTDQDLRKRLSRSKNKVRRPRGYVVIDAPVTDSSEDEDELDDEFKVSDVGGTTSADSDSADSDVSEKKKEKKKPGRPGRPRKKPLKRNSESDGEPSSAPKKKYQPSPGAAVGPFECPKCDLTFSRKQSYVLHRKTHERIEHACPICGKKFKVEWAYKTHMQRHEQERAHFRCELCPKIFRLRAELKHHMAQRHDEHGFIYECKRCQRTFLTQQRLQRHQAVGCQRNKEEPTVRIKEEHVRIKHEPRIKEEQRNSHVHVQSHSQGNNSGSMGKRRPGEGRDLFKAVAPPTTTYWSDSFSD from the exons ATGGAAGCCGACATAACGCCCTCGGCGGAAACGAATGGGGAGCAGCGTGAAAATCTCCGCGAAAATGCTGAAAATCCCGAGCAACAGCCCCAGGAGCTGGCCAAATCCCTGGATTCCGCCGACGATGGCGTCTCAGGAGCTGTGGGTCAGATTATAGACTACCTAGAG GAGGATGCCGGCGCCACTGcggatcaggatcaggaggCGGAAATGGGCGAGGAGGAGTATCTGGATGGTGAGATGCCGCAGGAGAAGGAAACTCAAGGATTAGATGGCTTGCAGGGGGAGAAAACCAAATCCCCCGCTCCAGAACCAGCCAACAAGGTAGATTTACCCAATActgcaaatgaaaatgaggATTTAAAGCAGAAATCTGGAGAGGAAGGAGAAAAAGATGCTGAGCAAGAGAAGGAAGCCCCGTCGTCGGATGGAGAAGTTGCCACAGACAAGCTTGATGAAGATGCCACAGCCGAAAAAGATGAGGAAGAAGCTGGCCGAGACAAAGAAAAAGGACCGGACGACGAATCAGCCATCGAAGATGGTGAAGAACCCAACGAAGATGGTGAAGAAGCCATCGAGGAAGACGAGGAAGGTGACGAACCCATCGAAGAAACAGAGGAAGTTGACCAAGAATTCGAGACCGCCACCGATGCCGAGGGCGAACTAATCACCGGCGATGAGCCCGGCGAGCTGGGCGAAGTAGCTCCCATCCGCGAGCGCAAGAAAGAGGAGCCCGTGGATGAGAACCAATGCCGCGTCTGCACCAGCAAGGAGGAGCTAGTCGACCTGTTCAAGAAGCAAATCGATGCCACGCCCGCGGACATGCTGCTGGTCATCTGTCCCAGTGTCTCGATTCTGCCCAAGGACTTTATGCCGCAGTTCATATGCACCAAGTGCATGGGCAGCCTCACCATTGCCATACAGCTGAGGAAGCAGCTGGAAACCACCGACCAGGATCTGCGCAAGCGCCTGTCCAGGAGCAAGAACAAGGTGCGCAGACCGCGCGGCTATGTGGTCATCGATGCGCCCGTCACCGATTCCAGCGAGGATGAGGATGAACTGGACGATGAGTTCAAGGTGTCCGATGTTGGCGGCACCACGAGTGCAGACAGCGATTCGGCCGACTCCGATGTCAGTGAGAAGAAGAAGGAGAAAAAGAAGCCCGGTCGTCCTGGACGTCCGAGAAAGAAGCCGCTGAAGAGGAATTCCGAAAGCGATGGAGAGCCATCCAGCGCCCCAAAGAAGAAGTACCAGCCGTCGCCGGGGGCTGCCGTGGGTCCATTCGAGTGCCCCAAATGCGACTTGACCTTTTCGCGCAAACAGTCCTATGTGCTGCACCGCAAGACGCACGAAAGGATAGAGCATGCTTGTCCCATCTGCGGCAAGAAGTTCAAGGTGGAGTGGGCCTACAAGACGCACATGCAGCGGCACGAACAGGAGCGCGCCCACTTCCGCTGCGAGCTGTGCCCCAAGATCTTCCGCCTGCGGGCCGAGCTGAAGCACCACATGGCCCAGCGGCACGACGAGCATGGATTTATTTACGAGTGCAAGCGCTGCCAGCGCACCTTCCTCACGCAGCAGCGATTGCAGCGCCATCAGGCCGTCGGCTGTCAACGCAACAAGGAGGAGCCGACAGTTCGCATCAAGGAGGAGCATGTGCGCATCAAGCACGAGCCGCGCATCAAGGAGGAGCAGCGTAACAGCCATGTACACGTCCAATCGCACTCGCAGGGcaacaacagcggcagcaTGGGCAAACGTCGACCCGGCGAGGGCAGGGACCTTTTCAAGGCCGTGGCCCCACCCACCACCACCTACTGGAGCGATAGCTTCTCGGACTAA
- the LOC128254280 gene encoding cuticle protein LPCP-23 — translation MRFTLLLLIASLACILAAPAPAPESSVKTKRGLSLGLGYHHAPLVTHSHYISAPTVVHHAPIISHAPLISHAPLISHAPLIAHHPVSSVSYHLPTYHSIHHF, via the exons ATGAGATTCACA CTGCTCCTGCTCATCGCCAGCTTGGCCTGTATCCTGGCCGCACCCGCACCAGCTCCTGAGTCGTCGGTGAAGACCAAGCGGGGCTTGTCCTTGGGGCTGGGCTACCACCACGCCCCACTGGTCACCCACTCGCACTACATCTCCGCCCCCACGGTGGTGCACCATGCTCCGATAATCTCGCATGCACCGCTCATCTCCCACGCACCGCTCATCTCGCACGCCCCCCTGATCGCCCACCATCCGGTATCCTCGGTCTCGTACCACCTGCCCACATATCATTCCATTCACCACTTTTAA